The genomic interval AAGTGTACATCCACCGCATCGGGCGGACGGGACGCGCGGGCAAAACAGGCGTTGCCATCACGTTGCTCGCGCCGCGCGAAAGACGCCGCATGCGCGAAGTGGAAGCGTTGACCAAGCAACCCGTCACCAAGATGGAACTTCCCACCGTTGGCGATATTCATCGTCACCGTGAAAACCAAGTCATCGAGACGATGAAGGTCTGGCTCGGGCGCGGACGCTACAAGCGCGAACTTGAAATGGTCAATGAGTTGATTGCGGCGGGGCACGATCCATTGAACATTGCGGCGGCGGCGATCAAGATCGCGCGGGCTGATGAGAAGCAGAGACCGATTGCGGAGATTCATGAAGTAAAGGCTGAATTCAAACGGAAGGATGATGGTGGAACCCTTCGGCTCCGCTCAGGGCAAGCGTGGAAAGTGGAAAGAGGAAAGAAATTTGAGGAGCGAGGGGAGTCGGGGAGGGGAGGCAGGCAGTCCCACGGGAGCGCTTCGCAAAGGCATCGCGGTGATGGGTCCCACGAGGAGGGGATGGTGCGCTTGAAGTTGAACAAAGGCAAGTCGAGCGGAATCCGCCCGAATGACATTGTCGGCACGATCGCTTTCCATGCGAACATCCCGGGCTACACCATCGGAAAAATTCGTATCGAGGATAAGTTCACGTTCGTGGATGTCCCTGAGGATTTGGTGGAGCAGGTGCTAAAACACAACGGCAATTATCGGCTTGGAAAAGAGAAGTTGACGTTGACGACGGCGAAGTGATTCTATTGACACATCGCTCTGCTCATGTTATCTTAAGCGGCGTAGGATACCAGTAGTTTGCTTTGGAAGTACCAGGTGGCTCACGGATCGTCCGTGAGCCGCTTTGTTTTTTCGCCGTTGCGGCGATTCCGATGCAATACGTGGTTACCTCCAAATTTTTTATTGCCATAGGAGGCAAACATGTCGGATCGTATCAACGGTACAGTCAAGTGGTTCAACGGGACCAAAGGGTACGGCTTCATCGAACGCGAAAGCGGGCCCGATGTTTTCGTGCACTTCTCCGCCATTCAAGGCGAGGGGTTCAAGAACCTGCAAGAGGGTCAGAAGGTCGAGTTCACTGTCGAACAGGGACCGAAGGGACCCCAAGCCGCGAACGTTGTCGTTTTAGGCTAATTGACTGAATCAGTCTGACAAAAAAATCCCCGCGATGAAGATCGCGGGGATTTTTGATTTAATTTCTCAATTGCCTTGCTCTGCCAACGAACGCGGCGATGACCAACGCGATGGACAAGGGAATGAAAAACCCGATATTGCCGTCGCTGTTTGCGCCGAGGTAATCCAGCGCGTCAATTTTATTCAACATGAGGTACCACATTGTAACGTATAAAACTTCAAAGAGTTTGTGGCTGTTGCTCCACACGCCCAATGCCAGCGCAAAGGATGGAATGAACAGCGCGCCGGAGAACCAAGCCAACAGACCAATCTCATCACCCGCGCCCAATAACTTTAATGCGGCTCCGCTACCCGTCAGGAGTGTGACGAGAAAGCCTGCCAGCCATTGAGCGGGGAGTTGCCTCATCAGCGGCGCGGCGGAGGAGAAGACCATTGGACCCGTGTTGCTGGTTATCTCACGGTTGCCCATGCCAGACCAAACGAGGATGGGCCACAACCATACGAACGGCAGGACGATAGCGCGGACGTTCTCAGGTGAGTTGGTCAGCGAGGCGATGAACAAACCGAGCGCGCCTGCATACCACCACCAACGCCGACCTTTGAGGAGGAGTTTGAGTTCGGAGACCAAAACTCGCAGGAAGGCAAATCTGTTTTGGGAGGGGGCGAGAGGCGTTAAATGCGCGGGCTGAGATAAGGCTTGAGAGGTCGAATCAGATTGAGGCGTCGAAATGGAAGCGGCGCTTTTACTCCGCACCCTGCGCGGTTTTCTGCGAGACGGGTCGAAGCGGTCAAAGAAAATGGACGCGAGAAACGTCAACGCGATGGCGATGCCGAAAAATATAAACCGTTTGAGAATGATCTCAGCAGTCCACTCTATGCCGTTCCATTGGAAGATATAACTTGCGGGGTCGAGGTTTCCGCCCAGGCTATCAGCAATAGCGGGGTCGCCGAGGACGAATCCGCCATTGTAGTCTGGGAACGCCGCGCTTGCCGCCGCGCCCGCGCTGTGCTGGATCAACCCCATGCCGAGCGGCTCGAGAGCGGGATTTGTTGCGCTTAATGGATCGGCAAGCGGAAAGATAAAAGCGAACATGAAAAAATAGATCACATTGCCGAAGCCGCCGCTGAGAAAGCCGACACTTTCAAAAAGAACAGCGACCGCCGCGACGAGCGCCATCATGGGCAGCGTGATAAAAAGAAAAGGCGCGAACAGGGCGGCGAGATCGAACTGCATACTTTCGCCCGCGAGGTATTGAATGCCGATGCCCGCAATCGCGAGCACAACGTTCATCGCAAGCAACACTGAAAAATTGCTTGCCCATTTTCCGAACATGTACAACAGGCGAGTCAGCGGCGTGGTCGCCATGATCTGCCCGACGCCTGTTTCGCGGTCGCGCGCCACCGAACCTTTGACAAGATAAAACCCGAACCAGCCGAGAAAGAAAGACGATAACAGCGCCATCATGCTCCCGACCCACGCCGAGTTGAACTCGCCGCGATACACATCGAGCCGCATGGTCACATTCCCCGCCGCCACCTGATAGCCAAGAAAAACCGCCAGCCCCAGCATGATGAGGAAACTATAGCGGCGCACGCGCTCTAAAAAATCGGCGCGCGCCAAGTGATAGATGATACGCGCTTGATTCATGCGCGACCTCCGATGAAATGCAGATACGCATCTTCGAGATTCGGATTCACGCTTCTTGCCCCCGCCTCAGGCTGGTTCGCGCTCACGACCCTCACCTCCACCCCGTCGCTTCTTCTGATCGTCCCGCTAACGATGTGCTTTTGTTTGAGAGTCACGAGTTCATCGCTGGTAACCGTCCACTCCCAGACTTTGCCTTCGAGTTCCTTGAGCAAATCCTCAGGCGCGGACTCGCGCACGAGATGCCCTTTGTTCACAAGCGCGATGTATGTGGCGGTCGCTTCCACATCCGAAACAATGTGCGTGGATAAGATCACGATTCGTTCGCCCGAAAGGTCTGATAACAGATTCCTGAACCGGACTCTCTCTTCGGGGTCGAGTCCCACAGTGGGTTCGTCCACAATAAGCAATTGCGGATCGTTGAGCAGGGCTTGCGCGATGCCCACGCGTTGTTTCATCCCGCCTGAATATCCGCCCAGCGGACGTTTGGCGGCTCCGACGAGATTCACAATTTGAAGCAACTCATCAATCCGTTGTTTTGTTGCTTGCGCATCCAGCCCTTTAATAGCCGCCATGTATTCGAGAAATTCAACTGCGTTCAGGTTGGGATAAACACCAAAATCCTGCGGCAAATATCCAAGCACAGCCCGCAGAGTGTCGGGCGATTTGACGATATCCGCATCGTTCCACAAAATTTTCCCATCCGTGGGTTTTGTAATGGTCGCCAGCATGCGCATAAACGTGGACTTGCCCGCGCCGTTCGGTCCGAGCAAGCCTAGAATCCCGGGTTTGATCTCAAGGGAAAAGTCTTTGAGTCCCCAAAAGTCGCGGCGATATTGTTTACCGAGATTGGTAACGGATAATTTCATTGAGTATTCTCCATGGTGAAGTTTTTGCTTTAAAGGAATTGTTTGTACTCATCCCCAAGCAGTTTTTCAAGATACGGCGTGACCTGCCAGAACGATTTTAAATTCCGATACTCTTCAATCCAATGCGCATTTCCTGCGGGTGATGTTTTCACCGAGCGGATCATGAGATTCTTGGCGGTGTGTTCGATGGGGACGAATTGAGTCACGTCGGTGCGATAGCCCATGATACGCAGGATCGCCGCGCGGAAGGTGTCGGTGAGGATGTCTCCCATACGCTCGAAGAATATTCCATCTTTGAAGATGGGCAATAATTGCTCGGGCATAGCGACGCGCGACATTTGCGCCTGTAATTCATGCTGGCAACACGGCGCGCAGACGATCAACTTGCTCCCCCAGCGGATTCCCTGCGCGAGCGCGTCGTCGGTGGCGGTGTCGCAGGCGTGGAGGGCGAGGACAACATTCGGCTTATGTTCGGGGATGTAGCCCTCGATCTCTCCGACGTGGAAGTTGATTCGGCTCCACCCAAGCGATTCCGCCTTCTGCTGGTGACTCGCGATCAAGTCGGCTTTCACATCCACGCCCGTGACGCGCGCGTCGAATTTGAGAATCTCATTTAAATAATAGTAGATCGCAAAAGTGAGATAGGCATTGCCACAGCCAAAATCCACAACATGGATCGGCTCACTGCTCAAAGTCTGGAAGGCTTGCGTTGAGCCTGGTCGAAACGAATCGGTTTCATCCACAAGGCGCAAAAATTCATTGATCTGTTTGAACTTGCGCTGCATATCCGCCCTGATTCTGCCGTCACTTGTCATTATGCCAACCGCTTTGAGAAATGGTTCGGCATTGTCAGCGGATAGGAGTCTGCTTTTCTGGCGGTCGTGCGCGAGATTTGTTTCAACATGCGTCTTTGATGACTTGGGTTCGCTCACCACCGCTTTTCCCCTCTTCGAGATGTTGACCTGCACATTGCCATCCGCGCTTTCGACAAAAATATTTCGGAAGGGGAGAGCGAGCAACTCATCCACTTTGGATGCGGCGTCGGCGAGATGATTTTTCGTGATGTCCTTTTTGTCGTCGAAATAGGAGAATTGCAAATGAATTTCGCCCTTGATCTCCACAGGTCGCACGATCACTTTATTCCATGCGAGCGATGATCCCTTTTGCCCCCCGCTGAAAGTGGCGCGGATCAATCCATCCCTGGCGAGGATGCGTTCGCGGACTAATTTTTTGTAGTCAACTTCCATGGGGAAAGTATATCACCCGCACTTTCAATCGTTAGTCCAACATCTTCTCATACACCATGAACTCCTGCAACAAATTCGGCACGATCCATGCGTATTCGCCGCGCAGGGAGTCGTCCATGCGTGAGATGCCTTGATGCCATGCCAGAGTCTTGACGATGGACGCGACTGGGCGTGAAAGCCGATAAGCGGATGCCAACGCCTCTTTCTCCCCGTACGCCTGCCACGCTTCGAGATACTTTTCCAACAGCCTCGACATCTCCGCCGTAGGCGGCGCCCAATCGTCCAGGTTGAGCGCGATCTCCATGCTGACAAACCAAGTACGGAGGGAGACGAAAGGATGCGTCACGTCGGCGTCGCCCCAATCGAAGAAAGTGATGCATCCGTTCTTGAGTAGGATGTTGCCATCGTGGAAGTCGCCGTGATTGATCGATTCTGGAATCCCATACGCGGCGAGGTCGGCACAAATCTGTTCGAAGCGCGGTTTCAGGTTTTGAAGTTGTTCGAACTCAGCGGAGGTGAGACCCTTTTCCTGATCGATCATCAGACTGGGAGTATCCGCGAGTAATTGCGAATATAACGCGGGCAACGCGGCGAGACGATGATCGGGAACTCCCAACGCGAGAATTGCATCCGCATGTTCAGCAAGCCCCATTTGCAATTTGGCATATTCGATGATGACTGGCTCCCACGCTTTCACATCCTGTGTGGGTCGAGTGGATGCGCGCAATTGCTCGCCGCCATCGCGCATTAACATCCAGCCGCGCGTCGTATCCACTGCGATCAGTTTAGGCACGACATTGGGTTGAAGGCTCGCCAGCAATTGAGTCAACGCGATTTCATAGACCGTCTCAGAGGCGGTTGCTTTAAAGAAGATCATGCCTCTATTTGTTGGAACACGCATCACCGTTGACCAGTGCACTGCATGAGGTTGTTCGATCTCGCCGACGAGTTGAAGTTGATTGCGCGCGGCTTCCGATCGAATCCAAGCGTGTGCCTGTTGTTGCCATTCGGGGTCGTGCCAAATAAGTGTTGACATACTGCTTTGATCCTACTCCTTCACAAGAATCAAAAGGGGCAGACACTGGTCTGCCCCTACAATTCTCTAATCTCTAATTCTCTTTTGTTTACCCATACCTATTCATAAACTTTTCCATCCGATGCAGCGCCTCTTCGATCTTGCTGTATTCGGTGGCGTAGCACATGCGCGCATACCCCTCGCCGCCCGGACCGAACGCATTGCCCGGCACAACTGCAACTGACTCTTCGCGCAATAATTTTTCGGCAAACGTTTCATCGTCCATACCAGAGGCTTGGATGTTGGGAAAGGCGTAGAAAGCGCCGCGCGGCTCGAAGGTCGAGAGACCGAGGCGGTTGAGTCCCGCCACGAGGAGTCTGCGGCGGCGGTCATATTCGAGGCGCATCTCCTCCACGTGCGGGTCGCCAATTTGAAGGGCGGCGAGCGCGGCGTCTTGCGCGGTCGTCGGCGCAGACATGATGCTGTACTGGTGAATCCGCACGAGACCCTGTATCAAGTCCGCGGGTCCGCAAGCATAGCCGATGCGCCAGCCCGTCATCGCGTAGGCTTTTGAAAAACCGTTGATGAGGATCGTGCGATTCTTGAGGCTTTCATCCAGCGCGGGAAAGCAGACGTGTTGAAAATCGTAGACGAGGCGGTCATAGAGTTCGTCGGTGACGACCAGTAAATCAAACTCTTCCGCCATCTTTGCGATCTCGAGCATCACTTCGCGTGTAGCAACCGCGCCTGTGGGATTCGATGGATAACCGATGAAGATCGCTTTTGTGCGCGGCGTGATCGCTTTGCGAATATCGTCGGGGTCAATGCAGAAATTATTCGCTTCGCGCGCAGGCACTTCCACAGCCACGCCGCCCGCCATGATCACTTCGGCTTGATACGAAACGAAACACGGCGTGGGGATGATCACCTCATCGCCAGAATTGAGGATCGCGGTGAACGTGAGGTACAACGCCTCCGAGCCGCCGACCGTCGCGATGATCTCGTTCGTCGGATCGTATTTAATATTGTACAAACGTTTAAGATTATCGGAGATCGCCTGGCGCAATTCCATCTTGCCCCAGTTCGAGGTGTAATGCGTCTCGCCGCTTTGCAGGGAGTGAATGCCCGCGTCGAGGATCGGTTTGGGTGTGGTGAAGTCGGGTTCGCCGATGCCGAGCGAGATCACATCTTTCATCGTCGCGGCGATGTCGAAAAATTTGCGAATGCCCGAAGGCTTCAGTCCCGCCACCCGTTTCGACAGACGTTGAACATTCGTTACTTCCTGCATGGAACCTCCATTAGTTTTTTATGTCGTTGCGAGGAGGGCTTCAGCCCGACGAAGCAATCTCCTCAACGTATTGGGGGTTGCTTCGCTTCGCTCGCAATGACATATTAAATTGGCTGCACTAACCACTCATCGGGAATTTCCCGATACGTCAGATCGAACGCCTGCCCATCGGCGGTCTTCACGCGGAAACCTTTTTCGCTCGGTCCGCGCCAACGCGCGACAATTTCCGCGATCTCATACTTGTATCCCTCCCACGTGAGAGACAGCGGACGCTCCGCATATTCCGAATCAGACCGACATTCGACCATGTTCATATTTTACGACAGAACGACGTAACTATTATCGCCGACATTCAATTGGACGACTTGCCCATCGCCTCTTCCGCGGACTTGAGCCTGTCTGCCCACCATCGAGCGACTCAACGCCGCGTCTTTGATCTCGCATCCCGCCTCGACGATGCTCTCAGCGATCGTGCTGTTCTCGATCTTGCAGTTCGCGCCAATCGAAGCATGAGGTCCAATCGTGGAATTTGAAATCTCCGCCGAGGGATCAATCGCGCAAGGCTCGATGATCTTTACCTGTTTCCCTGTGTATGTGTTTACTTGTTTCCCCATCTTGTCCAGCAAAATTTTATTCGTATCCAGCGTCGCTTCTATCGTTCCCGCGTCTAGCCAACTGAGTCCGTTGTGCGCGCGGACTTTGGCGCCTTTTTCGATCATCACAGAAATGGTATCGGTCAAAAAGAACTCGCCCTTCAAGGTGATGTTCCGTTCCATTTGTTCTTCGATCGCGGCAAGTAACGCCTCCGCGCTTTTGAACCAGTAGCATCCGATCACGACGAGATTATTATCAAACGTGGATGGTTTTTCAATAAACCGCTTCACCCAACCATCCGCGCCCACCTCCGCCACACCGAAGCGACGCGGGTCGGGGAAGGGCAGTACCCATGCCACACCGTCCGATTTTTCCTCGTTGAGAAAAGCGAAATCTGTTTCGATGATCGAATCGGAGAACACCACCATCATCGGTCCGCGCATGAACTCGCGTCCCAGCCAGAGCGCGTGCGATTGTCCCTTCATTTCACTCTGCACAATGTAATGCGCCTTGATGTCGGGATAATTCTCTTTGACGAACGCGGGGATCTGCAACTCGCCGAGATACGGACCAACAATGAAGATGTATTCCACATTGTTGGGGTCGGGCAATGTCTTGAACATATCCATGAGATGTTCAAGCGTGGTTTTGCCTGCCACGCTCACGAGCGGTTTCGGCTTGCTCCACGTGTGCGGACGCATCCGCGTTCCCCAGCCTGCCATAGGAATGAAGATTTTCAATGATTCGGTCATGGGTTAATTGTACCTCGCGTGTATGGTTGACGATAGACGTTGGACAATTGACCATCGTCTATCGTCTATCGTCCAACGTCAGGAATGCCCCAACACAGGATGCGGCTTGTACGGCTCTTCGAGTCGTTTCACTTCATCCTCTGTGAGTTGGATGTCAACTGCGGTGATGGCTTGCTCGAGGTGATCCATCTTCGTCGCGCCGATGATGGGAGCGGAGATATGCGGTTTGTTCATCAGCCACGCGAGCGCGATCTGCGGCACGGTCACGCCGCGTTCTTTTGCTACCTCGCCCGCCCGTTCAACGATGGCGAAATCTTCCTCGCGGAAGTACATGGAATGCCCGAACGTATCGCTCTTTGAGCGCATCGTGTCGCCCCAATCTTCTTTGCGGCGGTTGCCCGCGAGAAACCCTCTTGCCAGCGGACTCCACGGGATGAGTCCCACGCCCTGATCCACGCATTGAGGAATCATCTCGCGTTCCTCTTCGCGATAGACAAGGTTGTAGTGATTCTGCATCGAGATGAAACGACTCCAGCCGCGACGTTCGGCTGTGTGCTGTGCCTTTGCAAATTGCCACGCGTACATCGAAGACGCGCCGATGTATCGCGCCTTGCCCGCGCGGACGACATCGTTCAACGCTTCCATCGTCTCTTCGATGGGAGTCTCATCATCCCAGCGGTGGATCTGGTACAAGTCAACGTAATCCATTTGCAATCGTTGAAGCGATTTGTCAATCGAGTCCATGATGTGCTTGCGCGAGAGTCCTCTGTCGTTCACTTCCTTGCTCATCTGGTTATTGACTTTTGTCGCCACGATCACATGCTCTCGCTTCACGCCAAAATGCTTGAGCAGGTTGCCAGTCACCCGTTCGCTTTCGCCGAGCGAATACACATCCGCGGTATCGAAGAAGTTGATGCCCGCATCGAGCGCGCGTTTGATGAAGGGTTTGGCTTGCTCCTCATCGAGCACCCAATCGCGCCATTGGTTTGAGCCGTAACTCATCATGCCGAGGCACAAGCGCGAAACTTTCATTCCAGTCTTGCCGAGGTTGTTGTAGTGCATGGGTCTCCTTTTGACCATGGACCATGGACGATAGACCATCGTCATTGGTCCATGGTCTATCGTCAAATGATCTTGAGATTCGCCAGACTCGCCGACAATCTTTTTATTCCAACAGACTCAAACACGACATCCACGATTTCGTCGTCGTCTTGGAGTTTGCTGTCTAACACGATGCCTTCGCCCCACGAGGGATGTTTGATGCGCGTCCCAGCGCGGTATTTGGCTGGGGTGACTGAAGCAGGCCTCCCCTGCGTCTGATGCGTTTGCCATTTTGTTTCGGGGACTTGTCCGCGGATGGAACGTCCCGTGCGCGTTTTGCCGACGAGTAAATCCGCAGGCACATCATCCAGGTAACGCGAGGGGAAAGTTTCCTCATGCAAGCCGCGTCCGCCGCGTTGAATGGATCGAATCAAATATAGTTTATCTTTGGCGCGCGTGATGCCGACGTAAAAGAGGCGGCGCTCTTCCTCCATTGATTCGGGATCGTCGAACGAACGGCTGTGCGGGAGGATGCCGTCGTCGAGACCGACGATGAAGACCGCGCCGAACTCGAGACCTTTCGCGGCGTGGAGGGTGAGGAGCGTGGGGACGTTGCCGTCGGCGATGGTGTCTTGATCGGAGATGAGCGCGATGTTTTCGAGGAACTCGTCGAGCGTGCGCGTGGAATATTCATCGGCGAGGCGTTTGAGTTCGACGACATTTTCCCAACGGTCTTCGCCCTCTTCCGATTGATCGTCAATGTAGTCTTTGAAGTTGAGGTCTTTCACGACGCGGTCAAAAAGTTCTGGCACGTTGAGCGTTTGCGCGGCGATGCGCCACGTGGCGAGCATTCCGCCGAAATCTGCAAGCGGAAGCGCGGCGCGACCTGTGAACGATTTCCAATGCGCGGATTGATCGCCGCGCGCGAGGTCAATGAGGACGTTGCCAGGTTGCATTTCATTTTGCCGCGCGACCATGTGCAACGTAGTGAGAGTCTTCTCGCCGATGCCGCGCGGCGGGACGTTGATGATGCGGTCGAGGCTGGCTTCGTCGGCGGGGTTGTGGATGAGGCGCAGGAATGCGATGATGTCTTTGACTTCGCGCCGTCCATAAAATCTCTGCGCGCCGACGAGGCGATAGGGGAGCCGCGCTTGCAAAAACGCTTCTTCAATTAAACGCGACATGGCGTTGGTGCGATACATCACCGCGCAGTCGCCTGGCTCGAATTGCCGCGAGGCGACGAGTTGCGCGATGCTGTCCACAACGAACGAGGCTTCGGCGTAATCGTCGGGCGCTTCGTAGAAAAATATTTTCTCGCCTTCGCCGCGATCGCTAAATAATTTTTTCTTGCGGCGGTTGCGAGCGCGGTCAATAACACCCATTGCCACATCGAGTATGTTTTGCTTGGAACGATAATTTTGTTCAAGCAAGATGGTCTGCGAATCAGGGAAATCCTGATTAAAGCGTTCGATATTGCGCCAGTCAGCCCCGCGCCAAGAATACACGCTCTGGTCCTGGTCCCCGACGCAAAACACATTCCTATTAAAAGAAGCGAGTTCTTTTATTAGGGCGTATTGAGCAAGGTTCGTGTCCTGAAATTCATCCACCAGCACGTGGCGAAACCGCTGGGCATATTTATCTCGCACAGACGGGTTGTCTGCAAGTAAGCGCGCGGTGTACACCAAAATATCGTCGAAATCCACGGCGTTGCTGGCGATGAGTCGCTTTTGATATTCGGCGTACACGCGCTTCACCACTTCGTCGCGATACGTCAGCGTGGGGTAATCGTCCGCGCCGATGAGTTCGTTCTTGGCGCGCGAGATCGAGGCATGCACGCTTGCGGGGCGATAAACTTTTTCATTGATCTTCAATTCACGAATCACATTCTTGACGATGCGTTCCTGATCGTCCGCATCAAAGATCACGAAGTTCGATTCGATGGGGAGGTGTTCCGCCTCGCGTCGCAGAATCCGCGCGCAGATCGAGTGGAACGTGCCGAGCATGATTCCCTCGGTGGCTTGGTCGGGCAATAATTTCTTGACGCGCTCCTGCATCTCCTTCGCGGCTTTGTTGGTGAATGTGACCGCGAGAATCTGCCACGGGCGGACGCCCTCCTCCGCGATGAGGTACGCGATGCGTTGAGTCAACACCCGCGTCTTCCCGGACCCCGGACCTGCCACGACCAAAACGGGTCCGTTCCCGGCTGTGACGGCGGCGCGTTGTTGAGGGTTGAGTGTATCGAGGAAGGACATGGGAAAGATGAAGGTGGATAAGCAGTTATCAGTGAGCAGTGATCGATGGTGAAAAATAGAAAGTAGAAAGAGGAAAGATAACGTCCCGCAGTGTTGTGTCTCAAAACTGCGGGACGTGTTTCCGTGTTTACCTGTCTACGTGTGTAGTTGTTTTCGTATTTACAATTGAGACGTACAGTTCGGACAGCGCTTTGCTTTGATCGAAATCGTGGTGATACAGTAAGGGCATTCTTTGGTGGTAGCTTCCGCGGTTGGGGCGGGCTTTTTTATTCGGTTCATTGTCCGTATGAAAAGGAAAATGACGAAGGCAATGACAAGAAAATCAATGATGGATTGGATGAACGCTCCATACTTGACGACTGCGTCACCAACAGTGAGAGCCAATTCGCTGAAATTGACGCCTCCGAGTAACAGCCCAATCACCGGCATTAAAACGTCGCCCACAAGCGAAGCGACGATTTTGCCGAATGCGCCGCCGATGATCACGGCAATGGCAAGGTCGATCACATTACCGCGTATCACAAAGTCTTTAAATTCTTTCAACATGGAATATCTCCTCAGGGAATATTAATGATGATGCGAATTGTACCGTTGCGGGGAGGCGGTGTCAACAAAGCCACCGGTGGAACGTCAATACTCCTCTGGAAGCGTTGCATATAGTTCTAGAGAACTGATTCTTGCCGAATCCAAGACGGTGTTTTTGATTTTGCCGTATCGTGATTGACGGACTTTTAGAATGGAGTATAATCTGCGCGTGTTTGGCAACAAGATTCCCAGGCTCAAAAGGAAAACATCGAAATGCCTGAACTTTTACTGGATGTGAAAGGGCTGGAAACGACATTCAAAACTCCAGATGGGATTGTCCATGCGGTTAATGGCGTTTCGTTTGGTCTTAAAGAAGGGGAAACCCTAGGCGTTGTGGGGGAGAGTGGGTGTGGTAAAAGCGTTACCATGCTCTCGGTACTAGGTTTGATCCCATCCCCTCCGGGAAAAATCAAATCAGGCACGGCTCACTTTTTCGGCCGCGACCTCCTCAAAATGAGCGCCTCCGAAATTCGTCAGATCCGCGGCGCGCAGATCGGCATGGTCTTTCAAGACCCCATGACCTCCCTGAACCCGGTCTTGACGATCGGGCGGCAACTGGAGGAACCGCTGGTTGTGCATCTCGGCATGACTCGCGCGCAAGCCGCCATCCGCGCGGCGGAACTGCTCGCCATGGTGGGAATTCCAAACGCTAAAGATCGCTTATCCGACTACCCTCATCAATTTTCCGGCGGGATGCGCCAACGCGTCATGATCGCCATGGCGCTGGCCTGCTCACCCCAAGTGCTCATTGCCGACGAACCCACCACCGCGTTGGATGTGACCATTCAGGCGCAGATCACCGACCTCGTAAAACGACTGCGCAGTGAATTGGGCATGGCGATCGTTTGGATCACTCACGACCTGGGCGTGGTTGCCGGCCTGGCGCAGCGCGTCATCGTCATGTACGGCGGCTTCATCATCGAAGAATCAACGGTCAATGATTTGTACGTCAACCCCACGCACCCCTATACCATAGGCTTGCTTGGCAGTCTTCCGCGCGTCGATGCCAGCGGGCATGAAACCCTTACTTCGATCGAAGGCTCGCCTCCGCTCTTATATGAAAAGCCCACTCGCTGTCCCTTTGCGCCGCGATGCAAATGGGCAATGGAAC from Candidatus Defluviilinea gracilis carries:
- a CDS encoding UvrD-helicase domain-containing protein, with translation MSFLDTLNPQQRAAVTAGNGPVLVVAGPGSGKTRVLTQRIAYLIAEEGVRPWQILAVTFTNKAAKEMQERVKKLLPDQATEGIMLGTFHSICARILRREAEHLPIESNFVIFDADDQERIVKNVIRELKINEKVYRPASVHASISRAKNELIGADDYPTLTYRDEVVKRVYAEYQKRLIASNAVDFDDILVYTARLLADNPSVRDKYAQRFRHVLVDEFQDTNLAQYALIKELASFNRNVFCVGDQDQSVYSWRGADWRNIERFNQDFPDSQTILLEQNYRSKQNILDVAMGVIDRARNRRKKKLFSDRGEGEKIFFYEAPDDYAEASFVVDSIAQLVASRQFEPGDCAVMYRTNAMSRLIEEAFLQARLPYRLVGAQRFYGRREVKDIIAFLRLIHNPADEASLDRIINVPPRGIGEKTLTTLHMVARQNEMQPGNVLIDLARGDQSAHWKSFTGRAALPLADFGGMLATWRIAAQTLNVPELFDRVVKDLNFKDYIDDQSEEGEDRWENVVELKRLADEYSTRTLDEFLENIALISDQDTIADGNVPTLLTLHAAKGLEFGAVFIVGLDDGILPHSRSFDDPESMEEERRLFYVGITRAKDKLYLIRSIQRGGRGLHEETFPSRYLDDVPADLLVGKTRTGRSIRGQVPETKWQTHQTQGRPASVTPAKYRAGTRIKHPSWGEGIVLDSKLQDDDEIVDVVFESVGIKRLSASLANLKII
- the mscL gene encoding large conductance mechanosensitive channel protein MscL, which produces MLKEFKDFVIRGNVIDLAIAVIIGGAFGKIVASLVGDVLMPVIGLLLGGVNFSELALTVGDAVVKYGAFIQSIIDFLVIAFVIFLFIRTMNRIKKPAPTAEATTKECPYCITTISIKAKRCPNCTSQL
- a CDS encoding ABC transporter ATP-binding protein yields the protein MPELLLDVKGLETTFKTPDGIVHAVNGVSFGLKEGETLGVVGESGCGKSVTMLSVLGLIPSPPGKIKSGTAHFFGRDLLKMSASEIRQIRGAQIGMVFQDPMTSLNPVLTIGRQLEEPLVVHLGMTRAQAAIRAAELLAMVGIPNAKDRLSDYPHQFSGGMRQRVMIAMALACSPQVLIADEPTTALDVTIQAQITDLVKRLRSELGMAIVWITHDLGVVAGLAQRVIVMYGGFIIEESTVNDLYVNPTHPYTIGLLGSLPRVDASGHETLTSIEGSPPLLYEKPTRCPFAPRCKWAMERCWKENPTLETIAPDHRVACWVDVKTGRAR